In Festucalex cinctus isolate MCC-2025b chromosome 1, RoL_Fcin_1.0, whole genome shotgun sequence, the sequence GTTTAAGAATAAAATGTTCAACGTGCAGGGATGAGTCGGCATGAGGCTATGATTGTAGTTGTGAATAGTTGATTTTTTCTGTTGacatctatacattttttttattaatcgtgatttcaatatcaatcaaaataatctCTATTACTGTTTTTCTGCCAATGTCAAATGTTTttctatatacagtacatgcagggccggccctacatgatttggtaccctaggcgaaaatgtacatggtagccccccccaatcccataaaaaaaacacacacaaaaaaaaattatagatatattatatttaatagcacaccacacaataaataccaaattccacaaacaaataaaaataagaaaaataacagaagtacaatgcaatgcaacttttgattgcaatttttgcaaaatgacagtatttaaaacctcaaaatgttttcactatgtacattaataattgtgtaagatacaaaaaatagtaaatgtatcaatatacaaactttgatatatcgtaaaactttggcaataaggtgattcacagataatgtgaatagtgtgcaaaaaaacttcactaaataacttaggaacataacggcaaatacttaaaatagtgcacgccgggacctccttgcagcaaaggcatcaattggtgcgtcaaaggatagctgcctggatacttcttgattgatgctgataagtgccagtctagtttgccgttcttgtgacatggtagaccttaaatagtttttattagtttaagcttggaaaagcatctctcagctgatgctacagtcactgatatggtagcagccactctgagtgctacccacatgttgggatagatttctctaagttttttctcctctagaaaaacgaaaagttccatgcttgacatattggattttggccaggtaagaaatgactgcatctctgctaagagtttgttttttttgtttttttaatttatgagagtacatattgcgcaaataagtagaccccgagaaaaaggcttgttaattccaggcctagcagacatgttgctacccataacattcatggagctcatagaaaatactagatgtagtcgtttttgttgtgggttgctttttttttttttttttttgcattagttaatttgattaaattgaagattttgtaatctatgcatcctattacaaccttactttcatgttgtgagtcaagtgcgtattctacagaaaatattttgtcaatattttggaaattgttcttatgtttattgagatattgaacatccatccatccatccattttcttgaccgcttattcctcacaagggtcgcggggagatattgaacaaaatctttacatttttcaaaggtggtatactcatatatgctgagcactgtacatgatgcagcaataactgatataactgaaatagtcacctggatctagaagatcgagctttgtgtcactcaaagtactgctgattggtgcttgactggctgttgcttcagctgtacatgaaacaaaatacatcacttcaaataattttggtgttaaagcagggaaaacaaatcctttttttcattatgatagaatacaatgtcagaaattatggctgtttgtattaaatgcaccatccatgcacttacattcagtagcctctggtgaagatgacactgaaggattgtttaccacagcttctttttgtgtttgtgttttttaaattttcttttttttcctttctgcaatttggcgccccctccacaagatggcgccctaggcgaccgcctagctcgcctgtagcctgggccggccctgcctccccctacctttcattcattgtaatcggcagcagcgggtcaggttcagggcgccaggacagcaggtcgtgaactcagtcatttatttgaaaaagaagtaataaaaaaaaggaacttaataaaatatatttactatataacacattttatgttagaaaacacgagagggggggagggctttttgtgtttgtgttttttaaattttattttttttcctttctgcaatttggcgccccctccacaagatggcgccctaggcggccgcctagctcgcctggaGCCTTGGGTACATGccatatgtatattttatacattcttctcatgtctattttgttgtttgctcaGGATTTGAAACATCTTGAAGATACAAAGATATCATTTGAGGATGAGAGGAGTGACTGGAGCCCATACGAGCTGCACCTGGCGCAGCTGTTCTGCTCCATGGCCTCACAGCTCGAGAGGAGGCGAGGAAAGCGCCGAAATTGGAAGAAAAGAGCCGAGGAGCTTGAGGGCTGTCTGGAGACCTGGATGGAGACCATGTGGATCCAGCTGCAACTCCCCAACCAACAACACGATGACAGCGAGACCCTCGTCGGAGGCAGCTTATCGGTTAGCTCCTCATCTCCTTTCTTTGATTGGTTGAATTATGGGCAGCACGGTGTACTAATGGTTaggatgtctgcctcacagactCCTTAgtatcatttttcttttgtggtgTTTGCAAGTTGCACATGAGCTTTTCCTCTATATCAAACATCTTTACATGTTAGCTTGAGCTTCATTTAAAGGGGAACTCAAACAACtccattagtctaaacacgatattctgattTATACTGCCTTTGTGGAATTTTAATTAAGCATGAATGTCCATTTGGTTTTATCTGTTGCAATTTTGCCactagctgtcgactgaaaatgacatcacagcgccCAAGGGCGCAGGTGGCGACCagttgttttctgggtttttgtcatgtgacgatcacaagctgagcccttatgatgtcatttcaAGTCGACAGCAGGCGGCAGTAAATGTGTAATAATTTTGATAGGGTTGATGAATTGTTTAATTGACAGTTGGTGTCTCTTTTATTTTCAGAGTGACGGCATGAAgacaaatgaaaagaaagagccaagaaaagaagagaaagaaaagaacaagAAGGAGCGTGCCGCcaaagagaagaaagaaaggaaggaagagaAGAAGCGTGAggccaaagacaaaaaaaaaaggaaagagcaCGAGAGGAAACTAAAGAAGGAAAAGAAGGAGCGtgaggagaaggagaaaaaagaaaggaaggaacatgagaaaaaaagaaaagaagcaaaAGAAGGAGTGtgagaagaaagaaaggaagaagcAATAgaggaaagagaagaaaataatacaaaatgtgtgagaaaaaaaaaagctgaagaaaaAGGTGACCTCCTGTGAGAGGGTGACCAATCCCTGTCACTGTCAATGACTTCATCCATTTGCACTTTCTATTCATTtatctcttttccttttttttttaattgattttaaataaaatatttctaaaataaacaattttgcagactgtatttattgatgtttgtttaccgaaaataataaaatattagtaacaaataaatgctgatatgtacgttatgttttattcaaGAATTGTTTATGTATtgcaaagaaatgaaaaatgactttttcaatAATGCAGGTGAACTATTTAGTTCAATGATATCGTGACAATTAATGGTAAATTATTCtcaatttttaaacaacaatACAGTACAGCTGGGAGAAAACTGCAACAAATGTAAACGTTTTGAAACCTGTTACCTGGCTTAGAACATTAATGATATATGCTATATTTTGTCATCAATGTGGACAGATGTAATTTTACTCTtttgtgtgtcaaaaaaaatactgctgtTTCATCAGAAAATAGCTGCTTGTACTTTGTGTAAAGGACAGATTAGGTAAACAAAGAATATATACAGATCTACTCTATATTTCTTTCAGTACAGCCAGGTCATAAGACCTAAATGTAGaaatgggattaaaaaaaaaacaaagcaaacattgctacaggccCTTCCCGTGTGATGTCACATTTGTGTGCCGAGTGCAAAGGCAGCCATGCTGGAGGACCGGCGGTCGACACGAGTGAGTTACAAGATGTCAGGACCAGTGTGATGCACCTTTGTTTTGAAGTTCTTTGAGTTAGATGGCATGTTGGATTTGGCAGATGTTGTTCATCTGTTTTCAGGCCTTCCCAGGAGGCTGGAACAACCATCCCATCTGAAGGTGAACTTTCACACCAGGATTTTGGGCCTGTTTATCCCATACATTCGGGCCAGGAACCTGTGACCTGAATAAAGATTTGCAGGTTTGCTAAATCTCACACTTAAAGAGCTGTAAACAAAGGCAAAGTACAGTTGACAAGTTTCAGCATCAGACCGAAACCTCTTGAGTCACAATTTGATgaatatgttttcaaaaataaaaaagaaaatttctTTTTCCTTGTGGTTGCTTTCATTTtgctatttcattttttttttaacgtgttgcATCAGGCAACTTGAATTTCATTATGAGCATTCATGTTTTACCAACAGGACAGATTTACAGTACTTTGAAAACATTAAAGTAGTTGTTATAGTtagtcaatgtatttatttatttatttttagattaagCATCTCAATGctaaaactgcattttttttttgttcaaataaaattctacaaaaagaaaaaaatcatttaaaacctCTCCCTACCTCAAGACACTTTTACTGATTTCCATGTTGACGTGTTAACATTATTTATTGACtgtatattttcaaataaaGACGTAAGagccagggcggcacggtgtgaGAGTGCTTagacgtccgcttcccagtgctgaggacacaagatcgagtccaggcttcggccttcctggatggagtttgcatgttctatcCGTGCCAgcttgggtcttctccgggtactccagtctccgcccacattccaaagacatgcatggcaggttaattgaacactctgaattgtccctcggtgtaagtgtgagcgtggatggttgttcgtctctgtgtgctctgcgattggctggcaaccagttcagggtgtcccccgcctactgctcaaagccggctgggataggctcagaCCGAAACCTCTTGAGTCACAATTTGATGAAtatatgttttcaaaaataacatttcttttttcttgtggttgctttcattttgctatttcatttttttgaacgTGTTGCATCAGGCAACTTGAATTTCATTATGAGCATTCATGTTTTACCAACAGGACAGATTTACAGTACTTTGAAAACATTAAAGTAGTTGTTATAGTTAGTCAATGTAATTATTTTAGATTAAGCATCTGAATGCTAaaatagtgcattttttttgttcaaaattaattAGCCGGCCATATCATTGTCTCACTCTGATTTTTGGGGTGTttattcaattaatcaatttaaaACCTCTCCCTACCTCAAGACACTTTTACTGATTTCCATGACACATTAACATTATTTACTGactgtatattttaaaataaagacgTAAGagccagggcggcacggtgttagagtggttagcacgtccgcctcccagtgctgaggacgaaATATCAAGTCAAGGCctcggccttcctggatggagtttgcatgttctatcCGTGCCAgcttgggtcttctccgggtactctcctcccacattccaaagacatgcatggcaggttaattgaactctgaattgtccatatgtgtgagtgtgagcatggatggttgttcgtctctgcgtgctctgcgattggctggcaaccagttcagggtgtcccccgcctactgctcaaagctggctgggataggcgccagcacccccgctacccttgtgaggagtaagtggtatagaaaatcgtggatggatggatggatggatggacgtaaGAGCCATTTTGTGGGATCACATGTAGGTTACAAAGTTGACCATTAGATGTTACTATATGGCATTGCGACATACCATCTCAACTCGATGGATATCACTTTCACAACAGCTGCAACTGAAACAAAGTACTTTACAGAACAGTACATTTTTATAAAGTGCTGATCAAATTGCAGGTGTGTTATACAGACGGAGCTCACATATAGTTTTTTACCGTGAGTTCTTCACATTGTTTATTGgtttaaagcagtggtgtccaaactacggcccgggggccatttgcggcccgccgtccatttttcagtggcccgcaacatgttaaaaatggcatttgactcagttcaaataaaataaacaaaacaaaaatgtttggagatggtcaaagtaagaagggagggtatcgaggtgccattaaaggttattttagttaactaaaactaatgaaaaaactaaaactaaaatttaaaaaacaatattgttaccgaaataaaataaaaacgaaaatgctttttagataacaaaaactaactgaaactacattttatgtttacaaaactaactaaaactaactatacatgtccttcgttttagtctttagtaattaatttaatgcatgagcctttagggatgattttaaatgtgagttttagtaatttatttttatacaaaccagaataatgacgtttgaaagtatgtcacacagaagtgatgtcatctagcagcagccaatagaaaagtaccttcagatgacgttgctcccatgatgttttttaaatattgcgcacaagtaatacacattcaagaaaaaaaactaatgctaCTCCGAAGCACTTCAGAGACTCCCTGCGCGCTCCTGCCCATTGACGCAAGCACACGGTTGAGGGGCACAGCGGTGGGGGATGCGGGTGTTGGAACGCGacccggaaccggaatcaaagctgatgtgcaaaaacacggaagtcccgcgtcttccgtggcatataccccacaaTAGTCATTTGAAAAATAACTTTGATTTTCTGTCATTGTGTTAGCAGGTACTGGAGCATTCGCGACTGGCAAGgcacagtgtttctcaaccccggtcctcgagtaccccatCCCTATGGTTGCAAGTCTCAACTTGCTAGACAACAAGtcgacagtggacaagatagtcatccattgctggagctctccaatgcaagccggcgagacttccttgttcgccgagccgCTCATTCGACCAATGAAAGGCTGTTTGCAACCGCGGAGCCCAACCCAAAACACGGGTCGGACCGCCCCCtcaatttgaataacatttagtccattgtccctaggtgtgcttgtggttgttcgtctccgtgtgccctccagttggctggcaacaagttcagggtgtaccccgcctactgcccgtagccagcttggataggctccagcagcccctgcgacccttgtgaggtgtaagcggtaaagaaaatggatggatggatggatggatggatggatggatggatggatggatggatggatgggtggatgtttATCCCATACATTCGGGTCTTATAACTTAGCTGTGCTAAAAATATAATGCATGTacgcatttaattaaaaaaagaagtctaAAATTGAGAATATGTTTTACCTAATCTGTCCTAGCTATTTATTTGATGAAATGGCAGAATTTTGTGATACACGAAAGATTTAAATTACAACATATCCATCcacattattgacaaaatatagtATATGATGTCATTAATTTTCTAAGCCAGATAATAGAAAGGTTTCAAAACTTTTACATTTGTTGCAGTTTTCTCCCAGTTGTACTGtattgttctttaaaaaaaacaagagagaATAATTTACCATTAATAACTAAGTAGCCGTTGTGTCTTCATTTAGGTGGCTGTAAATGTGacgtcattgtttttttaaagtttcaatAATGCCGATGCTCATTACTgtcttgtatttttgtattagtCATGAAGAAACACTTACAGGGGTGAAACCATCATCCATCTATAACCAAATGCTCTTTTTTGGTTCTGTTCACCTAATGCATAGTGGTGTAAGGTGGTGTATTTATGTTAATTTTGGGTGGTGGGGGGCGTGACTTCCTTGTCCATTTAAAGTCGCCACAATCCTGTTTTGTCCTTGTAAACCACAATTCAAGTGTCGTCAAAAACCACCATTCTGTCAGGTCTGACATCTCAGGTTGTGAACCTCTTTTCTAAGAGCTGAAGTGTGCTAaatttttctcaatttttttgcaGTGTTTTAGCCTTACTCCCATCGTTATAGTCCCTTTAAAAAGGTGTGTCAACCTAAACCACCACCGGGCCTGTTTTTGAAATTTGTCAGTCTATACCATATAaacctgtatgtgtgtgtgtgtgtgtgtgtgtgtgtgtgtgtgtgtgtgtgtgtatatgtgtatgtatgtacagtacatacagtggtacctctacttacgaaattaattggttctggaagaaagttcttaagtagaaaattttgtaagtagagacagattttccatgtaaatgccctaatccgttccaagcctcccaaaattcagacataaatgttttataatgcataaaaatgcatcaaaacatgaaacaaacacatgttacaattagattattgcacaataaatgagagttgtgcataatgtaaaaaacaaaacaaagaatagagtaaagaataaaaatgatggtcatttagcTTTTTAACTGTTGTCTTCGTTTTTTGTCCTccttggttcatgttctctctcagtggTTTTTGCCTGGCGTTTTgtgaagaactgatccaaggacgTTTGCTTTTGTCGGCttttaacaatccttcggaaatgtccaaggcaaacgtcATCATAATGAGCGATTGCCCGACTGgttaacactttttctgggtgattcgtCTCAACAAATTCAGAAACTTCATGGAATTTTCCTAGAATGTCTTTTATTCGGGCTGATGGAATCATgactgcctcctcctcctcgtcctctttGAACTCCTCCTGCACTGTCGTGTGTTGCATTGCCTCCAACTCCTTCAGCTCCGTCGTTGAAAGCTCCTCGTTGTGCTCCTGAATCAACTCGATGTCCTCTTCATTCACCTCAAGACCCATGCCCTTCCCCAGCGAAATAATTTCCTCAACTTCAGGCTCAACTACACCCTCCACCTCAAACCCCTCCATATCCCGTGGGGCAACATAATCGGGCCACAGTTTTCTCCACGCTGCATTGAGGTTATGCCTGGTCACCTCCTGCCAAGCCATGTCAATGATCTTGaggcaaacatccatccatccatccattttcttgaccgcttattcctcacaagggtcgcggaggtgctggcgcctatctcagctggctctgggcagtaggcgggggacaccctggactggttgccagccaatcgcagggcacacagagacgaacaaccatccacactcacaagcacacctagggacaattcggagcacccaatcaacctaccatgcatgtctttggtagagatagaccgataatcggccgggccgataatcggggccgatatttgacatattggtacatatcggtatcggcctgttttattaatctgacggccgatataagcgatccatttaaaactccgtcttttcgcttcgaatgcagcctaGAGCGTctttgtctgttatggagtccaactccagcaacgtaatgcccatagcagcatttgattggttagccgtgcaagagccagaaccaatcagtagtgtaagccgcgtatcacagtagccggtcacacacgcacccacggacacaacacgagacacatgcttcgaaggtaagttaaaagagaagagactccgccgaacttttcaccatgataagctaaacacattgaattatgttgtgtattaaatgcactatatggatgaagctgcattgccttgcattgaatcccgctagctaacagtagTGTGTTCagtttagcatgtaggctaacacccagtagctaattcgctacttgaactactcggggagggaatcacagacattttcacttaattaagtaaacaatgtttgttagaaaggttccaaatattaacagttgtcattattaaattgtctagttccatgttaagagtagagtaaggtcattatatttacctctcgtgacgcacacattgcattctgggtcacgtccactacttgttgcatagcggttattatgcagttagatgccacagtgacactaaatagcgtttagttactttatattgtgtttttttgtcgcactggtttgccattgtgtgccttaagcttcgacgtcgatttgattgacagctcgttgtgcagctcgttaaagtccgctccgtaactaattaagtgtctcaaacaccgtttaactacacgaacgtgttctctttcgtatgttaggcattagtagagaagtgcactagtgtgcttatttgttcgttttgtctctcttttcacgtcatgtctgccgtcagttgggacattatcctctcaatggatgccactaatatgtaacatctacggccgtagtcggctacaattaatgttcagtgatgtaatttcgttacgtgcatcatactttgaataatgagctcatgtttggtgtgttgtataactttctcgtgtgttagtaactattcatgtgtacagctaagatagtgcttgctaatgtgaattagcaatgttgtagcccagttattatttagacaagtaaacctgtgccattaagtgatacagtacaatacagtagtgagagaatagtgtgcccatatacacacgcgtgtctataagtgtaaaacacattaaacagcagaaactggcagcggtccaccgcaacaatgtctatTTAACCAAgtaattcttactattattataaccaagttattttactctacctttttctgcgttgattgggacatcctaagtggcactaaactacatgatgaagtgtgttgtatcctgaagctgtcttttgacagttctcttgtagagaggagtagcataaTATTGCTGTTCTAGATTTAATATCCTAagcttatcaatactgtctatatggtaacaataacaataatcataatgagaataaggtctacaagaactgtatggtgttcagggatgaatagtttttctcatggatttttattttattttttgctgtagtaataagtaatgccacagttgatgcacattttgaatgacagggttcctcctattactttaaaatatgaaaatataacatttataacatttatataataaaactacaagtatcccaaatgctataaaaggtaatgtcatgttggcccccacatttaactccccccgccaccaacgtcttattgcagatggaaggatgtaaaatgaaaagtgcagtgtgagaatccattgtaaagaacggctagggtttgcattattcaaaaatttggtgccaacattttaacttttactgcaaatgaatatcggcttcaaatatcggttatcagcctccttgactaacgataatcggtatcggccctgaaaaaagcacatgtgggaggagaccggagtacccggagaag encodes:
- the LOC144003299 gene encoding uncharacterized protein LOC144003299 — its product is MDLKHLEDTKISFEDERSDWSPYELHLAQLFCSMASQLERQRRKRLNWKKRAEELEGCLETWMETMWIQLQLPNQQHNDSETLVGGSLSDLKHLEDTKISFEDERSDWSPYELHLAQLFCSMASQLERRRGKRRNWKKRAEELEGCLETWMETMWIQLQLPNQQHDDSETLVGGSLSSDGMKTNEKKEPRKEEKEKNKKERAAKEKKERKEEKKREAKDKKKRKEHERKLKKEKKEREEKEKKERKEHEKKRKEAKEGV